CAGTCGTCCGATGAATGCCCCCTCTGCGACATGAACGGTGACGGCGTCATCAGCGTCACCGACGCCCGGGCGCTGATCGCCATGTACCCGGCACTCGCCAGGGACCGGAGGGTCAGGCTGTTGCTGAGGTAGGAAAAAGAGGATTACGGATTAACGGATTACAGGATTACGGATTACGGATTACGGATTACGGATTACAGGATTAACGGATTAGTGGATTAGTGGAAAAGCCGCCGGATGTTCCGGCGGCTTTTTTTTGCGCGGTTTCAGGATAAGAGGAAGTACCGAGGAGAAAACCGGACTTATGGTTTATCCGTCATTATACGGGGATTTTTTTAGTTCGCCGATCCATCGGCGTTTTTCCCCTCCCTTTGTAAAGGGAGGCCGGGAGGGATTTATACAAATTAAAATCCCCCTCAATCCCCCTTTTTCAAAGGGGGACTTGACCTCGGAGGGGATGTAGTGTGCCGATTCATCTGCGGTTTTATCTTTCCTTAATGCTCCAAATACGCCTGATAAATCAGGCAACCACAAAAACAAATTACGAATCTCCATTCCCGAATAACAACAAGTCCCGAATCCCGATTCTCGAATTCCGAATCACGTACAACTCAGGCACTTATTCACACGTGGACCCAATAAAACAGCCGCCGCCACCTCCTCCACCGCCGCTCTTTTTGCCGCCGTCATCGCCACCGCTGTCCCCGGGAACGGCCGGTCCGCCCGGATCGGTGATCCTGCCATTGGCCGTCTCGTCGCTGTCGCCGGCACCGCCGTCGGTCAGGTTCAGGGTCACTGTCGCCCCATCGATCACTGCGTGCTCATACTCGTAGAACCCCGCGTCGTCCACCTTGTAATAGGCAGCATCTTCGGGCAGAGCGGACGGAAAGGTTATTTCCACAACGGCATCCTCACCGGGGTCAAGTCCCGTGATGGTAAAGGTCACCAGGCCATAAGGAAAGTCATAGCCTTCGGGCTTATCGGCCTGGTTCAGGCTCGCATCGGTGTCGGCCAGTGCAGCCACGCCGGCAAGAAAGGCACCCGCCGGTTCCGTCAGCGTCACGACCAGTTTCCCCGACCCCGCGGCCGCGTCTGGCGTCGCCTTCGTAGCGTCATCGGGGTAGTCGTCCTCATCATTCGGAATACCATCACCATCACGGTCATCGGAGGATACCCTCACTTCCCGCAGGAGACGGAACCCCGTGTCGGCCCAGCGGTATTCAGCGGGATTTTTCAGCAGACGGTTCGCCGAGGTGCAGTTTTCACCATCAAGGGCCAACTGCATGAAGGACCCGCCCCGGACGACCTTTCCCTCACCGTCGGCAGGCCCC
This genomic stretch from Deltaproteobacteria bacterium harbors:
- a CDS encoding formylglycine-generating enzyme family protein, translating into MIIKKKGWLAVFLTTFFIVSWLTGVQAQEVIPGYVLVPAGSFPMGNESGSSDEQPVHTVTISSSFYLSITEVTQKEWYDVMGTRPWVDAWGEKPVKVGNNYPATYVSWDDVQDFIAAKNAEAGMELYRLPTEAEWEYACRAGTTTLFSFGGADLGDYAWYRDNAYPDEFWAHEVGEKLPNPWGLYDMHGNVWEWCQDWYSDIYYTDDPQTDPQGPADGEGKVVRGGSFMQLALDGENCTSANRLLKNPAEYRWADTGFRLLREVRVSSDDRDGDGIPNDEDDYPDDATKATPDAAAGSGKLVVTLTEPAGAFLAGVAALADTDASLNQADKPEGYDFPYGLVTFTITGLDPGEDAVVEITFPSALPEDAAYYKVDDAGFYEYEHAVIDGATVTLNLTDGGAGDSDETANGRITDPGGPAVPGDSGGDDGGKKSGGGGGGGGCFIGSTCE